A genomic window from Silene latifolia isolate original U9 population chromosome Y, ASM4854445v1, whole genome shotgun sequence includes:
- the LOC141633349 gene encoding uncharacterized protein LOC141633349, whose protein sequence is MVEYVDIFERLGCKIPKTLVVDRILHSLPTKFAHFRVNYNMNDMDKSYHEIHALLTQADRDMEASGREKGDVLTMKLKNMSLGVKKGKGKEKSQFKKSSKKHDKGKEKAVENGNPKAKSVKLSEAECLYCNGKGHYRRSCPKYLEDLKEGRVTPIGYKGRASTSKR, encoded by the exons atggtcgaatatgttgacatctttgagcgtctagggtgtaagattcctaagactcttgtggtggatcgtatccttcactcactccccaccaagtttgcccactttagggtaaactacaacatgaatgacatggataagagttaccatgaaattcatgcactcctcacccaagcggatagggatatggaggctagtgggagagaaaagggagatgttttaaccatgaagttaaagaacatgtctcttggagttaagaaaggaaaagggaaagaaaagtcccaatttaagaaatcgtcaaagaaacatgacaagggaaaggagaaggccgttgagaatggaaatcccaaggcaaaaagtgtcaagctctccgaggccgaatgtctgtattgtaatgggaaggggcattataggaggagttgtcccaaatacttggaggatctcaaggaagggcgtgtgacgcctattg ggtataagggacgtgcaagcactagcaaaaggtga